A genome region from Musa acuminata AAA Group cultivar baxijiao chromosome BXJ3-5, Cavendish_Baxijiao_AAA, whole genome shotgun sequence includes the following:
- the LOC103984799 gene encoding protein S40-7-like: MPSGEEERGRRTMGEEALTSVAPPSSSSSPLRLLGILKQPDSETVLHLELDESDVVSSTAYDERDSFDGLSSTSSNLVRSPLPDSSCSPSSRLHPFGPERNGLSAALAQDGLPLVLQRRPTSRSTRTVAVAVPAGKAQDSSVVGMVGRHQSAPVNIPAWPSWRKGRKADVLDGWEEEDGWADEKADKEEPEEEGMLPPHVIVARSNEITFSVFEGVGRTLKGRDLRRVRNAVLQKTGFLDA, encoded by the coding sequence ATGCCCAGTGGGGAAGAAGAGCGAGGCCGCCGGACGATGGGAGAGGAAGCCTTGACATCGGTGGCGCCGCCGTCATCCTCCTCATCCCCCCTCCGCCTCCTCGGCATCCTCAAGCAGCCCGACTCCGAAACGGTACTCCACCTCGAGCTCGACGAGAGCGACGTGGTCTCGTCCACCGCCTACGATGAGCGTGATTCCTTCGACGGCTTATCCTCCACCTCGTCGAATCTCGTCCGAAGCCCTCTCCCGGATTCTTCCtgctcgccttccagccgactccATCCCTTCGGTCCGGAAAGGAACGGCCTTTCAGCCGCGCTGGCGCAGGACGGGCTCCCTCTGGTGCTTCAGCGGCGCCCGACGTCGAGGTCCACGCGGACGGTAGCGGTAGCGGTGCCGGCGGGGAAGGCGCAGGATTCTTCGGTGGTTGGGATGGTGGGCCGCCATCAATCGGCGCCGGTGAACATCCCGGCGTGGCCGAGTTGGAGGAAGGGGCGGAAAGCTGATGTCTTGGATGGATGGGAGGAAGAGGATGGCTGGGCGGACGAGAAGGCCGACAAGGAGGAGCCAGAGGAGGAGGGGATGCTGCCGCCGCACGTTATCGTGGCGAGATCGAACGAGATCACGTTCTCGGTGTTCGAGGGCGTGGGAAGGACCCTCAAGGGAAGGGATCTCCGACGAGTGAGGAACGCCGTGCTGCAGAAGACCGGCTTCCTCGACGCGTAG
- the LOC103984627 gene encoding F-box/LRR-repeat protein At3g48880, with the protein MDEQRRWEEMPVDCLVAVFRRLGLDDLSVAVPFVCKSWFRASMDPGCWMVLNFHHLDFLPWSSFARRFMAQHALRSFSFSGFMKVAVARSHGSAVELRFPLVFGASLQDLVYASIKCPRLRILSLPDLALADEAHIPEMVGKWKDLERLEMGTKPSTFSTMVSEISRNCGNFTALRVSGSIKKEDAWAVVNSLPELKHLELSKSYLTKAELMVIMNGCRKLERLSVRNCLGFEADEEVLRTGSGIKAFEHEGSKLLDDSGYETDEPDYHDYFLLPHCSCHI; encoded by the exons ATGGACGAGCAGAGGAGGTGGGAGGAGATGCCGGTGGACTGCTTGGTTGCCGTCTTCCGGCGGCTCGGCCTGGACGACCTCTCCGTCGCGGTGCCCTTCGTCTGCAAGTCCTGGTTCCGAGCTTCCATGGATCCCGGATGCTGGATGGTGCTCAACTTTCATCACCTCGACTTCCTCCCCTGGAGCAGCTTCGCCAGGCGGTTCATGGCGCAGCACGCCCTGCGCAGCTTCTCCTTCTCGGGATTCATGAAGGTGGCAGTCGCCCGGAGCCACGGATCCGCGGTGGAGCTCAGGTTTCCTCTCGTGTTCGGCGCATCTCTTCAAGACCTGGTTTATGCTTCGATCAA GTGTCCAAGATTAAGGATTCTTTCTTTGCCTGATCTTGCGTTGGCGGATGAAGCCCACATCCCGGAGATGGTGGGCAAGTGGAAGGACCTCGAACGGCTCGAGATGGGAACAAAGCCATCGACTTTCTCGACGATGGTCTCCGAGATCAGCCGCAACTGCGGCAACTTCACAGCGCTCAGGGTATCTGGATCGATCAAGAAGGAAGACGCATGGGCGGTGGTGAACTCTCTTCCGGAGCTCAAACATCTGGAGCTGAGCAAGTCGTATCTGACCAAGGCGGAGCTGATGGTCATCATGAACGGGTGCAGGAAGCTGGAGAGGTTGAGCGTCAGAAACTGCCTCGGTTTCGAGGCCGACGAGGAGGTGCTGAGAACGGGATCGGGCATCAAAGCCTTTGAGCACGAGGGTTCAAAGCTTCTTGATGACAGTGGTTATGAGACCGATGAGCCCGATTACCATGATTACTTCCTTCTGCCTCACTGCTCCTGTCACATATGA